A window of the Labrus mixtus chromosome 8, fLabMix1.1, whole genome shotgun sequence genome harbors these coding sequences:
- the LOC132979045 gene encoding transcriptional repressor p66 alpha-like isoform X9, whose protein sequence is MSEEAVRQTRSQKRALEREAAPQSIESTNDDNESKKPKLDSSECTIPAQSKPTSEPVPAQDDKSLPRDGSAEPEKELPKEQSKSPLPLVLPLVSQPVKDDQKRTQRQHTDEPSSDSRTDSSDRAGKARTESAGDTRSRVRLLESKVASGMLAAGEVKATIKVEVQTGEQPVDMSTSRGSVKREKRPPSPEDDDVIILSDNDSPSPPMNGLSHFKELDTALLMKNSPEERERIIKQLKEELRLEEAKLVLLKKLRQSQIQRDTLQKPSTLSDSSAPPPLIRGTVTSNKGSQQQIMTARSSGTVIPPPLVRGGQQMSSKHGSQIIMPPLVRGAQPISVSPQQIQALRQQQQQQLAASGGSGSGPPPLLVGPKTSAPAGQGHRGMVQPGLIRVGSSATTLGSPSSLKGSSSGSSGLSMVSVNDSPASRQAAAKLALRKQLEKTLLEIPPPKPPAPEFNFLPSAANNEFIYLVGLEEVVQNLLDTIHRGKTGGALSKASVKDPLICTQCHTDFTCRWRQDKTKVLCEHCMSSNQKKALKAEHTNRLKAAFVKALQQEQEIEQRIIQQTSSTVSHSSSSSSSLSSLKAEQLVSQQLRQAQARAASLQHHHQANRGTNILHHHSIKQSSQGQRSHGISSLGVRGVPHSFSSSSQLQSAVAAAALVSRPGVTMAYVNPSLTGHKTSATVDARQREYLLDMIPSRSSISQTANTWK, encoded by the exons ATGTCTGAGGAGGCTGTTCGCCAGACACGCAGCCAGAAGAGGGCGCTGGAGAGGGAGGCTGCTCCCCAGTCTATAGAATCAACCAATGATGACAATGAAAGCAAAAAGCCTAAATTGGACTCATCTGAATGTACAATACCAGCACAAAGTAAACCTACATCTGAACCTGTACCTGCACAGGATGATAAAAGCCTTCCTAGAGATGGCTCAGCAGAGCCGGAGAAGGAGCTGCCAAAGGAGCAGAGCAAGTCTCCGTTACCTTTAGTGTTACCTCTGGTCTCTCAGCCAGTGAAGGATGATCAGAAGCGGACCCAGAGACAGCACACAGATGAACCCAGCTCAGACTCACGGACTGATAGCAGTGACAGAGCTGGCAAAGCCAGGACAGAGTCGGCTGGCGATACAAGGAGCAGAGTTCGATTGTTGGAGTCGAAGGTGGCCAGTGGCATGCTGGCTGCAGGAGAAGTGAAGGCCACCATCAAAGTGGAAGTTCAGACAGGAGAGCAGCCTGTGGACATGAGCACTTCCAGAGG CAGTGTAAAAAGGGAGAAGCGCCCTCCATCCcctgaagatgatgatgtcattatctTGTCAGATAACGACTCCCCAAGTCCTCCAATGAACGGCTTGAGCCATTTTAAGGAGCTCGACACAGCCCTGCTAATG AAGAACAGCCCAGAAGAGAGGGAGCGCATCATTaagcagctgaaggaggagcTGAGACTGGAGGAGGCTAAGCTGGTGTTACTGAAGAAACTCCGCCAGAGccagatacagagagacacgCTCCAAAAG CCCTCCACTCTGTCTGATTCGTCTGCTCCCCCTCCTCTAATTCGTGGAACAGTTACAAGCAATAAAGGCTCCCAGCAG CAGATAATGACTGCAAGGAGTTCTGGGACAGTCATCCCTCCGCCACTGGTAAGAGGAGGACAGCAGATGTCATCCAAACATGGCTCACAGATCATAATGCCGCCTCTGGTGAGAGGGGCACAG CCCATCTCTGTATCTCCACAGCAGATCCAGGCTCTCCgtcagcaacagcagcagcagttggCTGCCTCTGGAGGCTCAGGCTCAGGACCCCCTCCTCTGCTGGTGGGCCCAAAGACCTCTGCCCCTGCAGGCCAGGGCCATAGAGGAATGGTCCAGCCAGGCCTGATAAGAGTTGGCAGTAGTGCTACCACCCTG GGCTCACCATCTAGTTTGAAGGGATCCTCCTCAGGAAGCAGTGGCCTGTCTATGGTTAGCGTAAATGACTCTCCAGCAAGCCGACAAGCTGCAGCTAAACTTGCTCTGCGGAAACAATTAGAGAAGACTCTCCTTGAGATTCCCCCTCCCAAGCCACCCGCCCCAGAGTTTAACTTCCTGCCCTCTGCGGCCAACAATGAGTTCATCTACCTGGTGGGGCTCGAGGAAGTGGTACAGAATCTATTGGACACAATCCACAGAG GAAAGACAGGCGGTGCACTGTCCAAGGCCAGTGTCAAAGATCCTTTAATCTGCACCCAGTGCCACACTGACTTCACCTGCCGCTGGAGGCAGGACAAGACAAAAGTTCTCTGTGAACACTGCATGTCATCCAATCAGAAAAAGGCTTTGAAAGCTGAACATACCAATAGGCTGAAGGCGgcgtttgtcaaagcacttcaACAAGAGCAGGAAATAGAGCAGCGTATAATTCAGCAGACATCCTCAACGGTTTCCCACAGTAGCTCTTCGTCCTCGTCTTTATCATCACTGAAAGCAGAGCAGCTGGTGTCTCAGCAGCTGAGGCAGGCTCAGGCTAGAGCGGCCTCCCTCCAACACCACCACCAGGCCAATCGAGGCACCAACATTCTTCACCATCACTCCATCAAGCAG AGCTCCCAGGGCCAGCGGTCCCATGGTATCTCATCGTTAGGGGTGAGGGGGGTCCCCcactccttctcttcctcatcCCAGCTGCAGAGTGCGGTGGCGGCCGCAGCTTTGGTCAGCCGGCCAG GAGTCACTATGGCCTACGTGAACCCAAGCCTGACAGGTCACAAGACGTCAGCCACCGTCGACGCTCGTCAGAGGGAGTACCTGCTGGACATGATCCCCTCCCGCTCGTCAATCTCGCAGACTGCAAACACATGGAAATAA
- the LOC132979045 gene encoding transcriptional repressor p66 alpha-like isoform X2, protein MSEEAVRQTRSQKRALEREAAPQSIESTNDDNESKKPKLDSSECTIPAQSKPTSEPVPAQDDKSLPRDGSAEPEKELPKEQSKSPLPLVLPLVSQPVKDDQKRTQRQHTDEPSSDSRTDSSDRAGKARTESAGDTRSRVRLLESKVASGMLAAGEVKATIKVEVQTGEQPVDMSTSRGSVKREKRPPSPEDDDVIILSDNDSPSPPMNGLSHFKELDTALLMKNSPEERERIIKQLKEELRLEEAKLVLLKKLRQSQIQRDTLQKPSTLSDSSAPPPLIRGTVTSNKGSQQIMTARSSGTVIPPPLVRGGQQMSSKHGSQIIMPPLVRGAQPISVSPQQIQALRQQQQQQLAASGGSGSGPPPLLVGPKTSAPAGQGHRGMVQPGLIRVGSSATTLGSPSSLKGSSSGSSGLSMVSVNDSPASRQAAAKLALRKQLEKTLLEIPPPKPPAPEFNFLPSAANNEFIYLVGLEEVVQNLLDTIHRGKTGGALSKASVKDPLICTQCHTDFTCRWRQDKTKVLCEHCMSSNQKKALKAEHTNRLKAAFVKALQQEQEIEQRIIQQTSSTVSHSSSSSSSLSSLKAEQLVSQQLRQAQARAASLQHHHQANRGTNILHHHSIKQSSQGQRSHGISSLGVRGVPHSFSSSSQLQSAVAAAALVSRPGKHAHLSHRSVQSSKVSSSGIGGSRNVSGGSSSSTAWKKQSNSNTGVTMAYVNPSLTGHKTSATVDARQREYLLDMIPSRSSISQTANTWK, encoded by the exons ATGTCTGAGGAGGCTGTTCGCCAGACACGCAGCCAGAAGAGGGCGCTGGAGAGGGAGGCTGCTCCCCAGTCTATAGAATCAACCAATGATGACAATGAAAGCAAAAAGCCTAAATTGGACTCATCTGAATGTACAATACCAGCACAAAGTAAACCTACATCTGAACCTGTACCTGCACAGGATGATAAAAGCCTTCCTAGAGATGGCTCAGCAGAGCCGGAGAAGGAGCTGCCAAAGGAGCAGAGCAAGTCTCCGTTACCTTTAGTGTTACCTCTGGTCTCTCAGCCAGTGAAGGATGATCAGAAGCGGACCCAGAGACAGCACACAGATGAACCCAGCTCAGACTCACGGACTGATAGCAGTGACAGAGCTGGCAAAGCCAGGACAGAGTCGGCTGGCGATACAAGGAGCAGAGTTCGATTGTTGGAGTCGAAGGTGGCCAGTGGCATGCTGGCTGCAGGAGAAGTGAAGGCCACCATCAAAGTGGAAGTTCAGACAGGAGAGCAGCCTGTGGACATGAGCACTTCCAGAGG CAGTGTAAAAAGGGAGAAGCGCCCTCCATCCcctgaagatgatgatgtcattatctTGTCAGATAACGACTCCCCAAGTCCTCCAATGAACGGCTTGAGCCATTTTAAGGAGCTCGACACAGCCCTGCTAATG AAGAACAGCCCAGAAGAGAGGGAGCGCATCATTaagcagctgaaggaggagcTGAGACTGGAGGAGGCTAAGCTGGTGTTACTGAAGAAACTCCGCCAGAGccagatacagagagacacgCTCCAAAAG CCCTCCACTCTGTCTGATTCGTCTGCTCCCCCTCCTCTAATTCGTGGAACAGTTACAAGCAATAAAGGCTCCCAGCAG ATAATGACTGCAAGGAGTTCTGGGACAGTCATCCCTCCGCCACTGGTAAGAGGAGGACAGCAGATGTCATCCAAACATGGCTCACAGATCATAATGCCGCCTCTGGTGAGAGGGGCACAG CCCATCTCTGTATCTCCACAGCAGATCCAGGCTCTCCgtcagcaacagcagcagcagttggCTGCCTCTGGAGGCTCAGGCTCAGGACCCCCTCCTCTGCTGGTGGGCCCAAAGACCTCTGCCCCTGCAGGCCAGGGCCATAGAGGAATGGTCCAGCCAGGCCTGATAAGAGTTGGCAGTAGTGCTACCACCCTG GGCTCACCATCTAGTTTGAAGGGATCCTCCTCAGGAAGCAGTGGCCTGTCTATGGTTAGCGTAAATGACTCTCCAGCAAGCCGACAAGCTGCAGCTAAACTTGCTCTGCGGAAACAATTAGAGAAGACTCTCCTTGAGATTCCCCCTCCCAAGCCACCCGCCCCAGAGTTTAACTTCCTGCCCTCTGCGGCCAACAATGAGTTCATCTACCTGGTGGGGCTCGAGGAAGTGGTACAGAATCTATTGGACACAATCCACAGAG GAAAGACAGGCGGTGCACTGTCCAAGGCCAGTGTCAAAGATCCTTTAATCTGCACCCAGTGCCACACTGACTTCACCTGCCGCTGGAGGCAGGACAAGACAAAAGTTCTCTGTGAACACTGCATGTCATCCAATCAGAAAAAGGCTTTGAAAGCTGAACATACCAATAGGCTGAAGGCGgcgtttgtcaaagcacttcaACAAGAGCAGGAAATAGAGCAGCGTATAATTCAGCAGACATCCTCAACGGTTTCCCACAGTAGCTCTTCGTCCTCGTCTTTATCATCACTGAAAGCAGAGCAGCTGGTGTCTCAGCAGCTGAGGCAGGCTCAGGCTAGAGCGGCCTCCCTCCAACACCACCACCAGGCCAATCGAGGCACCAACATTCTTCACCATCACTCCATCAAGCAG AGCTCCCAGGGCCAGCGGTCCCATGGTATCTCATCGTTAGGGGTGAGGGGGGTCCCCcactccttctcttcctcatcCCAGCTGCAGAGTGCGGTGGCGGCCGCAGCTTTGGTCAGCCGGCCAGGTAAGCATGCCCATCTTTCCCACCGCTCTGTCCAGAGTTCAAAGGTGAGCAGCAGTGGGATCGGCGGCAGCAGGAATGTCAGCGGAGGTAGTTCTTCATCCACTGCATGGAAGAAGCAGAGCAACAGCAACACAG GAGTCACTATGGCCTACGTGAACCCAAGCCTGACAGGTCACAAGACGTCAGCCACCGTCGACGCTCGTCAGAGGGAGTACCTGCTGGACATGATCCCCTCCCGCTCGTCAATCTCGCAGACTGCAAACACATGGAAATAA
- the LOC132979045 gene encoding transcriptional repressor p66 alpha-like isoform X8: MSEEAVRQTRSQKRALEREAAPQSIESTNDDNESKKPKLDSSECTIPAQSKPTSEPVPAQDDKSLPRDGSAEPEKELPKEQSKSPLPLVLPLVSQPVKDDQKRTQRQHTDEPSSDSRTDSSDRAGKARTESAGDTRSRVRLLESKVASGMLAAGEVKATIKVEVQTGEQPVDMSTSRGSVKREKRPPSPEDDDVIILSDNDSPSPPMNGLSHFKELDTALLMKNSPEERERIIKQLKEELRLEEAKLVLLKKLRQSQIQRDTLQKPSTLSDSSAPPPLIRGTVTSNKGSQQIMTARSSGTVIPPPLVRGGQQMSSKHGSQIIMPPLVRGAQIQALRQQQQQQLAASGGSGSGPPPLLVGPKTSAPAGQGHRGMVQPGLIRVGSSATTLGSPSSLKGSSSGSSGLSMVSVNDSPASRQAAAKLALRKQLEKTLLEIPPPKPPAPEFNFLPSAANNEFIYLVGLEEVVQNLLDTIHRGKTGGALSKASVKDPLICTQCHTDFTCRWRQDKTKVLCEHCMSSNQKKALKAEHTNRLKAAFVKALQQEQEIEQRIIQQTSSTVSHSSSSSSSLSSLKAEQLVSQQLRQAQARAASLQHHHQANRGTNILHHHSIKQSSQGQRSHGISSLGVRGVPHSFSSSSQLQSAVAAAALVSRPGKHAHLSHRSVQSSKVSSSGIGGSRNVSGGSSSSTAWKKQSNSNTGVTMAYVNPSLTGHKTSATVDARQREYLLDMIPSRSSISQTANTWK; the protein is encoded by the exons ATGTCTGAGGAGGCTGTTCGCCAGACACGCAGCCAGAAGAGGGCGCTGGAGAGGGAGGCTGCTCCCCAGTCTATAGAATCAACCAATGATGACAATGAAAGCAAAAAGCCTAAATTGGACTCATCTGAATGTACAATACCAGCACAAAGTAAACCTACATCTGAACCTGTACCTGCACAGGATGATAAAAGCCTTCCTAGAGATGGCTCAGCAGAGCCGGAGAAGGAGCTGCCAAAGGAGCAGAGCAAGTCTCCGTTACCTTTAGTGTTACCTCTGGTCTCTCAGCCAGTGAAGGATGATCAGAAGCGGACCCAGAGACAGCACACAGATGAACCCAGCTCAGACTCACGGACTGATAGCAGTGACAGAGCTGGCAAAGCCAGGACAGAGTCGGCTGGCGATACAAGGAGCAGAGTTCGATTGTTGGAGTCGAAGGTGGCCAGTGGCATGCTGGCTGCAGGAGAAGTGAAGGCCACCATCAAAGTGGAAGTTCAGACAGGAGAGCAGCCTGTGGACATGAGCACTTCCAGAGG CAGTGTAAAAAGGGAGAAGCGCCCTCCATCCcctgaagatgatgatgtcattatctTGTCAGATAACGACTCCCCAAGTCCTCCAATGAACGGCTTGAGCCATTTTAAGGAGCTCGACACAGCCCTGCTAATG AAGAACAGCCCAGAAGAGAGGGAGCGCATCATTaagcagctgaaggaggagcTGAGACTGGAGGAGGCTAAGCTGGTGTTACTGAAGAAACTCCGCCAGAGccagatacagagagacacgCTCCAAAAG CCCTCCACTCTGTCTGATTCGTCTGCTCCCCCTCCTCTAATTCGTGGAACAGTTACAAGCAATAAAGGCTCCCAGCAG ATAATGACTGCAAGGAGTTCTGGGACAGTCATCCCTCCGCCACTGGTAAGAGGAGGACAGCAGATGTCATCCAAACATGGCTCACAGATCATAATGCCGCCTCTGGTGAGAGGGGCACAG ATCCAGGCTCTCCgtcagcaacagcagcagcagttggCTGCCTCTGGAGGCTCAGGCTCAGGACCCCCTCCTCTGCTGGTGGGCCCAAAGACCTCTGCCCCTGCAGGCCAGGGCCATAGAGGAATGGTCCAGCCAGGCCTGATAAGAGTTGGCAGTAGTGCTACCACCCTG GGCTCACCATCTAGTTTGAAGGGATCCTCCTCAGGAAGCAGTGGCCTGTCTATGGTTAGCGTAAATGACTCTCCAGCAAGCCGACAAGCTGCAGCTAAACTTGCTCTGCGGAAACAATTAGAGAAGACTCTCCTTGAGATTCCCCCTCCCAAGCCACCCGCCCCAGAGTTTAACTTCCTGCCCTCTGCGGCCAACAATGAGTTCATCTACCTGGTGGGGCTCGAGGAAGTGGTACAGAATCTATTGGACACAATCCACAGAG GAAAGACAGGCGGTGCACTGTCCAAGGCCAGTGTCAAAGATCCTTTAATCTGCACCCAGTGCCACACTGACTTCACCTGCCGCTGGAGGCAGGACAAGACAAAAGTTCTCTGTGAACACTGCATGTCATCCAATCAGAAAAAGGCTTTGAAAGCTGAACATACCAATAGGCTGAAGGCGgcgtttgtcaaagcacttcaACAAGAGCAGGAAATAGAGCAGCGTATAATTCAGCAGACATCCTCAACGGTTTCCCACAGTAGCTCTTCGTCCTCGTCTTTATCATCACTGAAAGCAGAGCAGCTGGTGTCTCAGCAGCTGAGGCAGGCTCAGGCTAGAGCGGCCTCCCTCCAACACCACCACCAGGCCAATCGAGGCACCAACATTCTTCACCATCACTCCATCAAGCAG AGCTCCCAGGGCCAGCGGTCCCATGGTATCTCATCGTTAGGGGTGAGGGGGGTCCCCcactccttctcttcctcatcCCAGCTGCAGAGTGCGGTGGCGGCCGCAGCTTTGGTCAGCCGGCCAGGTAAGCATGCCCATCTTTCCCACCGCTCTGTCCAGAGTTCAAAGGTGAGCAGCAGTGGGATCGGCGGCAGCAGGAATGTCAGCGGAGGTAGTTCTTCATCCACTGCATGGAAGAAGCAGAGCAACAGCAACACAG GAGTCACTATGGCCTACGTGAACCCAAGCCTGACAGGTCACAAGACGTCAGCCACCGTCGACGCTCGTCAGAGGGAGTACCTGCTGGACATGATCCCCTCCCGCTCGTCAATCTCGCAGACTGCAAACACATGGAAATAA
- the LOC132979045 gene encoding transcriptional repressor p66 alpha-like isoform X1 has translation MSEEAVRQTRSQKRALEREAAPQSIESTNDDNESKKPKLDSSECTIPAQSKPTSEPVPAQDDKSLPRDGSAEPEKELPKEQSKSPLPLVLPLVSQPVKDDQKRTQRQHTDEPSSDSRTDSSDRAGKARTESAGDTRSRVRLLESKVASGMLAAGEVKATIKVEVQTGEQPVDMSTSRGSVKREKRPPSPEDDDVIILSDNDSPSPPMNGLSHFKELDTALLMKNSPEERERIIKQLKEELRLEEAKLVLLKKLRQSQIQRDTLQKPSTLSDSSAPPPLIRGTVTSNKGSQQQIMTARSSGTVIPPPLVRGGQQMSSKHGSQIIMPPLVRGAQPISVSPQQIQALRQQQQQQLAASGGSGSGPPPLLVGPKTSAPAGQGHRGMVQPGLIRVGSSATTLGSPSSLKGSSSGSSGLSMVSVNDSPASRQAAAKLALRKQLEKTLLEIPPPKPPAPEFNFLPSAANNEFIYLVGLEEVVQNLLDTIHRGKTGGALSKASVKDPLICTQCHTDFTCRWRQDKTKVLCEHCMSSNQKKALKAEHTNRLKAAFVKALQQEQEIEQRIIQQTSSTVSHSSSSSSSLSSLKAEQLVSQQLRQAQARAASLQHHHQANRGTNILHHHSIKQSSQGQRSHGISSLGVRGVPHSFSSSSQLQSAVAAAALVSRPGKHAHLSHRSVQSSKVSSSGIGGSRNVSGGSSSSTAWKKQSNSNTGVTMAYVNPSLTGHKTSATVDARQREYLLDMIPSRSSISQTANTWK, from the exons ATGTCTGAGGAGGCTGTTCGCCAGACACGCAGCCAGAAGAGGGCGCTGGAGAGGGAGGCTGCTCCCCAGTCTATAGAATCAACCAATGATGACAATGAAAGCAAAAAGCCTAAATTGGACTCATCTGAATGTACAATACCAGCACAAAGTAAACCTACATCTGAACCTGTACCTGCACAGGATGATAAAAGCCTTCCTAGAGATGGCTCAGCAGAGCCGGAGAAGGAGCTGCCAAAGGAGCAGAGCAAGTCTCCGTTACCTTTAGTGTTACCTCTGGTCTCTCAGCCAGTGAAGGATGATCAGAAGCGGACCCAGAGACAGCACACAGATGAACCCAGCTCAGACTCACGGACTGATAGCAGTGACAGAGCTGGCAAAGCCAGGACAGAGTCGGCTGGCGATACAAGGAGCAGAGTTCGATTGTTGGAGTCGAAGGTGGCCAGTGGCATGCTGGCTGCAGGAGAAGTGAAGGCCACCATCAAAGTGGAAGTTCAGACAGGAGAGCAGCCTGTGGACATGAGCACTTCCAGAGG CAGTGTAAAAAGGGAGAAGCGCCCTCCATCCcctgaagatgatgatgtcattatctTGTCAGATAACGACTCCCCAAGTCCTCCAATGAACGGCTTGAGCCATTTTAAGGAGCTCGACACAGCCCTGCTAATG AAGAACAGCCCAGAAGAGAGGGAGCGCATCATTaagcagctgaaggaggagcTGAGACTGGAGGAGGCTAAGCTGGTGTTACTGAAGAAACTCCGCCAGAGccagatacagagagacacgCTCCAAAAG CCCTCCACTCTGTCTGATTCGTCTGCTCCCCCTCCTCTAATTCGTGGAACAGTTACAAGCAATAAAGGCTCCCAGCAG CAGATAATGACTGCAAGGAGTTCTGGGACAGTCATCCCTCCGCCACTGGTAAGAGGAGGACAGCAGATGTCATCCAAACATGGCTCACAGATCATAATGCCGCCTCTGGTGAGAGGGGCACAG CCCATCTCTGTATCTCCACAGCAGATCCAGGCTCTCCgtcagcaacagcagcagcagttggCTGCCTCTGGAGGCTCAGGCTCAGGACCCCCTCCTCTGCTGGTGGGCCCAAAGACCTCTGCCCCTGCAGGCCAGGGCCATAGAGGAATGGTCCAGCCAGGCCTGATAAGAGTTGGCAGTAGTGCTACCACCCTG GGCTCACCATCTAGTTTGAAGGGATCCTCCTCAGGAAGCAGTGGCCTGTCTATGGTTAGCGTAAATGACTCTCCAGCAAGCCGACAAGCTGCAGCTAAACTTGCTCTGCGGAAACAATTAGAGAAGACTCTCCTTGAGATTCCCCCTCCCAAGCCACCCGCCCCAGAGTTTAACTTCCTGCCCTCTGCGGCCAACAATGAGTTCATCTACCTGGTGGGGCTCGAGGAAGTGGTACAGAATCTATTGGACACAATCCACAGAG GAAAGACAGGCGGTGCACTGTCCAAGGCCAGTGTCAAAGATCCTTTAATCTGCACCCAGTGCCACACTGACTTCACCTGCCGCTGGAGGCAGGACAAGACAAAAGTTCTCTGTGAACACTGCATGTCATCCAATCAGAAAAAGGCTTTGAAAGCTGAACATACCAATAGGCTGAAGGCGgcgtttgtcaaagcacttcaACAAGAGCAGGAAATAGAGCAGCGTATAATTCAGCAGACATCCTCAACGGTTTCCCACAGTAGCTCTTCGTCCTCGTCTTTATCATCACTGAAAGCAGAGCAGCTGGTGTCTCAGCAGCTGAGGCAGGCTCAGGCTAGAGCGGCCTCCCTCCAACACCACCACCAGGCCAATCGAGGCACCAACATTCTTCACCATCACTCCATCAAGCAG AGCTCCCAGGGCCAGCGGTCCCATGGTATCTCATCGTTAGGGGTGAGGGGGGTCCCCcactccttctcttcctcatcCCAGCTGCAGAGTGCGGTGGCGGCCGCAGCTTTGGTCAGCCGGCCAGGTAAGCATGCCCATCTTTCCCACCGCTCTGTCCAGAGTTCAAAGGTGAGCAGCAGTGGGATCGGCGGCAGCAGGAATGTCAGCGGAGGTAGTTCTTCATCCACTGCATGGAAGAAGCAGAGCAACAGCAACACAG GAGTCACTATGGCCTACGTGAACCCAAGCCTGACAGGTCACAAGACGTCAGCCACCGTCGACGCTCGTCAGAGGGAGTACCTGCTGGACATGATCCCCTCCCGCTCGTCAATCTCGCAGACTGCAAACACATGGAAATAA